CCCTTCGACATCGCACTGGGATTCCGCCCCGGCGCACGCTTCGCTCCCCGTGCCCTGCGGGAGGCCAGCCTGCGGAGCGTGCCGCCCTTCACGGGACTGGACGGCGTGACGAGGCTGGCGGGCGTGACCTTCGCGGACGCGGGGGACGTGGTGCTGCCCAGCCTGGAGCCGGAACTGGCGCGGCAGCGGATCACGGAGGCGGCGGAACTCGTGCGGGATCGGTGCAGCGTGCCCGTGTTCCTGGGCGGCGATCACAGCGTCACGTACCCGATCCTGCGGGCGTTTGCGGGCGTGCCCGACCTGCACGTGGTGCAGCTGGACGCGCACCTGGACTTCACGCACACGCGGAACGACACCCGCTACAGCAACAGCAGCCCCTTCCGCCGCGCGTGCGAGGACCTGCCCAACCTCGTGCACATCACGACGGTCGGCCTGCGCGGCCTGCGTTTCGACCCGGAAGCAGTGGCAGCCGCCCGAGCCCGTGGGCACGCCCTGATCCCCATGACGGACGTGATGGGCGACCTGACGCGCGTGCTGGAGCGGCTGCCGCGCGGGAAGAACGTGTACCTCAGCGTGGACGTGGACGGCTTCGACCCCAGCGTCATTCCCGGCACGAGCAGCCCCGAACCGGACGGCCTGACCTACGCGCAGGGCATGAGCATCCTGGCGGAAGCCGCCCGGCACAACACCATCGTGGGCCTGGACGTGGTGGAACTCGCCCCGAACCTCGACCCCACCAGCCGCAGCGAACTCCTGACGGCGCGACTGATCATGGAGACGCTGTGCGGGGCGCAGGAATCTGGAATCTTCAGGTCATGACCAGACCCCGTACCGTACTGCCACCCGTCGAATCGCGCCTGACCGGAGCAGCGCACCCGCGCAACCAGCTCAAACGCCAGCTGAAGAAGGAACTGGCGACACTCACGGCCCCCGACACCGCCGCCATGCGACCGAGCCTCTGGCTGTCGGTCACCGCCGCGCCGTTCGTGCTGCACGTCGCCGTGCGCGACGACACCACCCTCGAAGACGTGGACGCCTTCCTGCGGGAAGTCTGGATGGAATGCTGCGGGCACCTGAGCCTGTTCGAGTTCCGTCAGAAGAACGAACGGTCCGTCCTGTACCTCGCAGACCCGGAAGAGGAAGAGGATGAATTCGAGTTGCGGGATGCGTATTTCCCGGACATGACCGATGAAGAGTGGCTGAAGATGAACGTGCAGGTGAGGGCCAATGCGCCCCTTCAGAAACCCCTGACCGTGACCGTCCGGGAGGCCATGGACGGCGTGCCGGACCTGCGGTACGAGTACGACATGGGCACCACCACCCGCTGCGTGCTGAAGGTCGAGGCGGAACTGACCCTGCCCTGGCCGGAAGGCAGGACCGTGCGGCTCCTGGCCCGCAATGCCCGCCCCGACTGGGTATGCCGCGAGTGCGGCGAGGCCGCCACCAAACTGTGCATCATGGGCGAATGCTGGGACGACGGGTACGCCAAGTTCTGCGCGAAACACGCCCGAACCCACTCACGCAAGGTCCACCCGCGCGAGGGTGGGGACTCGTGGATGATCGCGCCCCTCTCCAACTCCCCACGTGATCCCTGCTGCGGGTACTTCGAGCATCCAGGCAGTGAGAAGGAATACGTGTGGTGACCCAAACCCTGTTCACGAACATCAGCCAGCTCGTGACGCCTGCCCCTGGTGTGCAGCGCGGCGCGGCCATGCGCGACCTGACCGTGATTCCCGATGCGGCAATACTGGTGTCGGGCGGCGTGATCCGCTGGGTCGGCCCACGCGCCGAGGCTCCCGGCACCGCGCAGGAGCATGACCTGGGCGGTGTGGCCGTCGTGCCCGGCCTGACCGACCCGCACACACACGCCGTGTGGGCCGGGGATCGCCTCGCGGACTTCGAGGCTCGCGTGCAGGGCGTCCCGTACGAGGAGATTCTGGCGCGCGGCGGCGGCATCCGCTCCTCCATGCGGGCGACAGGGGCGGCCAGTGTAGACGAACTCGTGGCCCTCGCCCGGCCCCGACTGGAGGCGCTGCGTTCATCCGGCGCGACGACGGTGGAGGTCAAGAGCGGGTACGGAATGGACTTCGACGCCGAACTGCGGATGCTCCAGGCTATCCGCGCCCTCCAGGCGGAATTTCAGCTCGTGCCGACCCTGCTGATTCACGTGCCGCCCACCGAGGGCCGCGCGGAGTACGTGCAGGCTGTCTGCCACGACCTCATCCCTACTGTTGCGCGCGACGGGATGGCGACGGCGGTGGACGTCTTCACCGAGCGCGAGGCGTTCACGGTGGACGAAACCCGCGCGATCCTTCAGGCTGCGAAAACACATGGCCTTCAGACGAAGCTGCACGCCGATCAGTTCCACGCCATCGGCGGCACGGAACTCGCGTGCGAACTGGGTGCCCTGAGCGTGGATCACCTGGAAGCGAGCGGCCCCGCACAGATCGCCGCGCTGGCCGCGTCGAACACCGTGGCGACCATCCTGCCCGGCGTGACCCTGCACCTGGGTCTGCCTGCCGCGCCGGGCCGCGCCCTGATCGACGCGGGCGCGGCGGTCGCCGTGGGCACCGACCTGAACCCCGGCTCGTCCCCCGTGTTCAGCACGCAACTCGCGCTGGCGCTGGCAGTGCGTCTGTGCCGCCTCACGCCCGCCGAGGCGCTGACCTCCAGCACCGTGAACGCCGCCGCCGCCCTGGGCCTGAGCGACCGGGGAGCTCTCGCGCCCGGCCAGCGCGCCGACTTCCTTGCCCTGCACAGCCCCGACTGGCGCGACCTGCCCTACACCCTCGGCGCGAACCCCATCCGGAACGTGTTCGTCGGCGGCACGCGGCTCTGAGTCGTTTCCATCACCCATCCACCATCACCCATCAACCCTCCGAAGGAGCCCTCTGTGATTCTCGATCAACACCTGTCCCTGTCTGATTTTCTGTCTGTCGTGCGTGGCGGCGAGCCCGTTCAGCTGTCCGAGGCGGCGCGTGGGCGCGTCCTGCGGGCGCGGGCGGTGATCGAGCGGATCGTGGACGGGCAGGCGGCGGTGTACGGCGTGAACACGGGTTTCGGGAAGTTCGCGTCGGTGCAGGTGCCGCGTGAGGGGCTGGAGGAGTTGCAGCTGAACCTGATCCTGTCGCATGCGATCGGGGTGGGGGAGAACCTGCCGGGCGAGGTGGTGCGCGGCATGCTGCTGTTGCGGGCGCAGTCGCTGGCGCTGGGGCATTCGGGGGTGCGGCCCGAGGTGGTGGAGTTGCTGCTGGCCCTGCTGAATGCGGGGGCGCACCCGGTCATTCCGGCGCAGGGGAGCGTGGGCGCGTCGGGGGATCTGGCGCCGCTGGCGCACCTGGCGCTGGCGCTGATCGGGCACGGTGAGATCGAGTACCTGGGCGAGGTACGCGCCAGTGCGGACGTGCTGGCCGAGCTGGGCCTGACCCCGCTGACGTTGCAGGCGAAGGAGGGGCTGGCGCTCATCAACGGCACGCAGCTGATGGGCAGCCTGCTGGCGCTGGCGGTCGCGGACGCCCGCACCCTGCTGGGCACG
The genomic region above belongs to Deinococcus seoulensis and contains:
- a CDS encoding arginase family protein, producing MTQPTHLPYGGIATFARAPMVQPEGDWTADVAVLGIPFDIALGFRPGARFAPRALREASLRSVPPFTGLDGVTRLAGVTFADAGDVVLPSLEPELARQRITEAAELVRDRCSVPVFLGGDHSVTYPILRAFAGVPDLHVVQLDAHLDFTHTRNDTRYSNSSPFRRACEDLPNLVHITTVGLRGLRFDPEAVAAARARGHALIPMTDVMGDLTRVLERLPRGKNVYLSVDVDGFDPSVIPGTSSPEPDGLTYAQGMSILAEAARHNTIVGLDVVELAPNLDPTSRSELLTARLIMETLCGAQESGIFRS
- the hutI gene encoding imidazolonepropionase translates to MTQTLFTNISQLVTPAPGVQRGAAMRDLTVIPDAAILVSGGVIRWVGPRAEAPGTAQEHDLGGVAVVPGLTDPHTHAVWAGDRLADFEARVQGVPYEEILARGGGIRSSMRATGAASVDELVALARPRLEALRSSGATTVEVKSGYGMDFDAELRMLQAIRALQAEFQLVPTLLIHVPPTEGRAEYVQAVCHDLIPTVARDGMATAVDVFTEREAFTVDETRAILQAAKTHGLQTKLHADQFHAIGGTELACELGALSVDHLEASGPAQIAALAASNTVATILPGVTLHLGLPAAPGRALIDAGAAVAVGTDLNPGSSPVFSTQLALALAVRLCRLTPAEALTSSTVNAAAALGLSDRGALAPGQRADFLALHSPDWRDLPYTLGANPIRNVFVGGTRL